A single Rhopalosiphum padi isolate XX-2018 chromosome 4, ASM2088224v1, whole genome shotgun sequence DNA region contains:
- the LOC132929286 gene encoding barrier-to-autointegration factor-like, translating to MTTILSSTTSQKHRAFSGEPMREKPVEDLAGIGPVLSSRLKEQGFHKAYKVLGQFLLLEMDQELFCAWLKDTVNANSKQSKDCHACLKAWCNEFL from the exons atgacTACTATATTATCATCTACAACCAGTCAAAAACATAGAGCGTTCTCTGGAGAGCCTATGCGAGAAAAACCTGTTGAAGATCTTGCTGGTATTGGACCTGTATTATCAAGCAGACTAAAAGAACAAGGATTCCACaaa gcTTACAAAGTATTGGGTCAATTTCTTCTTTTAGAAATGGATCAAGAATTATTCTGTGCCTGGTTAAAAGATACAGTGAATGCTAACTCAAAACAATCAAAAGATTGCCATGCTTGCTTAAAAGCATGGTGTAatgaatttttgtaa
- the LOC132929285 gene encoding ER degradation-enhancing alpha-mannosidase-like protein 3: MIKTLGLISLVAFATAHDQPFSGSFMSKEEKLGLMEKAKEMFYHAYTNYMEHAYPADELMPLSCKGRWRTKENNRGDMDDVLGNYSLTLIDTMDTLVVLGDLPEFDRAVSKVVTSVTFDRDVVVSVFEINIRVLGGLLSGHIFAQHFKENSNHLQWYNGELLAMAKDLGYRLMPAFNTTTGIPYSRVNLKYGIKKDQLHYFQETCTACAGSMILELAALSRLSGIPIFEEKAHRSMDSLWSLRHRSSNLMGTVLNVDSGDWIRRDSGVGAGIDSYYEYCLKAYVLLGESRYLSRFNKHYAAIMKYISQGPMLLDVHMHRPQINSKNFMDALLAFWPGLQVLSGDLKPAIETHEMLYQVVQKHNFIPEAFTTDFQVHWGQHPLRPEFLESTYFLYKATGDPHYLNVGRQVLNSLQKYARVECGFAAVKDVRTTANEDTMDSFVLAETFKYLYLLFAESEDLIINIDEYLFTTEGHLLPLYLSVQPQNYTDADKILDEDTDLPKRSCPSFDNLLTESIRKPLKNMVDGLCPNRKSRIEAREFAKVFQFGNENHMQRIKAMGIVITKLPNGLPLLFMNSSHESSPEDQIDGHEFLTELNIIMKDVNQKEKINSAKSVSFDNQDGQKVSLYAGAANFGLPLNLGLKVVARIAIANPVKGCETLINPNVVKEKIVLVERGDCMFIEKARKLQEAGAVGGIVIDNATDSSVITSRAFSMSDDGIDDVSIPLVFLFASEARPLLDMLNINPDLLVTISELPKETEAEIDSVEDTGTMINNSIDKLKKIIGDLMTSNDPTQDQVSDLLKWRGYSSIDKQTFLKLLMEARKGIINKNDDIIKVDELPPSKQKISENDTRRKVDPDEN; the protein is encoded by the exons ATGATAAAGACGTTGGGTTTAATTTCCCTAGTGGCATTTGCCACTGCTCATGACCAACCTTTTTCTGGTTCGTTCATGAGCAAAGAAGAGAAACTAGGTTTGATGGAAAAAGCAAAAGAAATGTTCTATCAtgcatatacaaattatatggaACATGCATATCCTGCGGATGAGCTCATGCCGTTAAGTTGTAAAGGACGATGGAGAACAAAAGAGAATAACCGCGGTGACATGGACGATGTACTTGGCAACTATTCATTGACTTTAATTGATACTATGGATACACTGGTTGTCCTTGGTGATTTACCAGAGTTTGATCGTGCTGTTTCAAAAGTGGTAACAAGTGTGACGTTTGATAGAGATGTTGTCGTATccgtatttgaaattaatattagagTTTTGGG AGGTTTATTGTCTGGACATATTTTTGCAcaacattttaaagaaaattctaatcatttacAATGGTATAATGGAGAACTATTAGCCATGGCCAAAGATTTAGGGTATAGATTAATGCCGGCTTTTAACACAACAACAGGAATACCATATTCCAGA gttaatttaaaatatggtatCAAAAAAGATCAACTTCACTATTTTCAAGAAACATGTACAGCTTGTGCAGGAAGTATGATTTTGGAATTGGCAGCCTTGTCACGTTTATCtggtatacctatatttgag GAAAAAGCCCACAGGTCAATGGATAGTCTGTGGAGTCTAAGACATCGATCTTCTAATCTTATGGGAActgttttaaatgttgattCGGGTGATTGGATTCGAAGAGATTCTGGAGTTGGAGCCGGTATTGATTCATACTATGAGTATTGTTTAAAAGCTTACGTTTTACTCGGAGAGAGTCGTTACTTATCCAGATTTAATAag catTATGCTGCAATTATGAAGTATATAAGTCAAGGTCCTATGTTATTGGATGTTCATATGCATCGCCctcaaataaattctaaaaattttatGGATGCATTGTTAGCTTTTTGGCCTGGTTTACAAGTACTTAGTGGGGACTTAAAACCAGCAATAGAAACACATGAAATGTTGTATCAAGTggtacaaaaacataattttataccaGAAGCATTTACAACTGATTTTCAG GTACATTGGGGACAGCATCCTTTGAGACCTGAATTCTTAGAATCGACATACTTTTTATACAAAGCTACTGGCGATCCTCATTATTTAAATGTCGGTCGTCAAGTCCTGAATTCTttgcaaaaatatgcaagagTAGAATGTGGATTTGCTGCTGTTAAGGATGTCCGAACTACTGCAAATGAAgacac aaTGGATTCATTTGTGTTAGCTGAAACATTTAAGTACTTATACTTATTGTTTGCTGAATCTGAAGATCTCATAATCaatattgatgaatatttaTTCACTACTGAAGGTCATTTATTACCATTATACTTATCTGTTCAACCTCAAAATTATACGGATGCGGAtaag attttagaTGAAGATACTGATCTACCCAAAAGATCATGTCCAAGTTTTGACAATTTACTTACAGAATCTATAAGAAAACCGTTGAAAAACATGGTTGATGGACTTTGTCCTAATCGTAAATCAAGAATAGAAGCTAGAGAGTTTGCGAAAGTTTTccag TTTGGCAATGAGAATCATATGCAAAGGATAAAAGCTATGGGAATTGTGATAACTAAACTTCCAAATGGCCTTCCACTTCTTTTTATGAATTCTTCTcat GAAAGTAGTCCAGAAGATCAAATAGATGGACATGAATTTTTAActgaattaaacattattatgaaaGATGTTaaccaaaaagaaaaaattaactcTGCTAAATCAGTATCATTTGATAACCAAGATGGACAAAAAGTTTCTTTGTATGCTGGTGCTGCCAATTTTGGCCTCCCCTTGAATCTAGGTCTTAAG gttGTGGCTCGTATTGCTATTGCAAATCCTGTTAAAGGATGTGAAACTTTAATAAATCCAAATgttgttaaagaaaaaatagttttagttGAACGTGGTGACTGCATGTTTATTGaaaag gcaCGTAAATTACAAGAGGCTGGTGCTGTAGGTGGTATTGTTATTGATAATGCGACTGATTCATCTGTTATCACATCTCGAGCATTTTCTATGTCAGATGATGGGATAGATGATGTAAGTATACCACTGGTATTTTTATTTGCTTCAGAAGCTCGACCATTACTGGATATGCTCAATATCAATCCAGATCTTCTAGTAACAATAAGTGAACTTCCCAAag aaaCTGAAGCAGAGATAGATTCTGTTGAAGATACTGGAACTATGATCAATAATTCAATAGATAAACTAAAGAAAATTATAGGAGATCTAATGACTTCCAATGATCCAACACAG GATCAGGTGTCTGACCTACTAAAATGGAGAGGATATAGCTCGATTGACAAGCAAACGTTTTTGAAATTGCTCATGGAGGCCAGAAAaggaattataaacaaaaatgatgATATCATTAAAGTGGATGAACTGCCGCCATCTAAACAGAAAATTTCTGAAAATGATACTCGTAGGAAAGTTGATCCAGATGAAAACTGA